The genomic region GGTCGCGCAGGAAGTCGACCGTCGCGTCGCCGGTGCCGCCCGGCCGTGGCGACCCGAACGGACTGCGGTAGCTGTTCGGGAACGGCACGTGGACGAAGCCACTGGTCACCCCGCGCAGGCCGCGCCCGATCTCGGACTGCTCGGCACCCAGCCCCGCGGTCGTCGTCGTCTCGCCGTGATAGCCGCCCATGAACCCGATGATCACCGGGCGGCCCGTTGCGCGACGCATCACCCGCACCGCCGTCTCGACCGATTCGGTGCCGTTGAGCGCGATATCGACGCGCGTAAGACCGTTCGGCGCGAGGTCGAGCAACCGGGTGGCCAGCGGCAGCATCCGCTCGTGGAACACGGCGTGGCTGTCCTCGTTGCCGAAGTCCAGCAGCGCCTGCGCCGCCGGTTCCACCACCTCGGCCCGCCCGGCGCCGAGTGGCACCGACGCCGAGGACGACACCAGGTCGACGAACACGTTGCCGTCCACGTCGGTGACCGTCCAGCCCGACCTGGACCGCGCGACGAACGGATACCCGTCCGACGACAGCCCCGGGTAGAACACCTTGTCCTGAGCGGCAAGGATTTCCGCGCTGCGGGGGCCCGGCACAGCGGTGGGCTCGGTAGGAAGCAGGCTCACGGTGTCACGACTCCAGTCTGTTGATCTTGGCCATTCGGAAGGCTATTGCTGCGACGACACCCGACGCGATCAGCAGCAGGTTGCTCAGCGCCGCACCGCGTGCGAGGTCGCCCTGTTCGAGGATCAGGTCGTTGACGGCCTGTCCCAGCATGTAGCCGCTGGTGCCGCCGACCAGCGTCGGCGTGGCGAAGTCGGTGAACAGCGGGATGTACACCAGCAGCACGGCGACGAAGATTCCCGGGGCGGCCAGCGGCAGCAGGATCCGCCGCGTCATGGTCCACCAGCCGGCACCGAGGTCGGCGGCCGCCGAGAACAGTGTCGGGTCGATCGCCTTCATCGCCGCGTACAGCGGTATCACCGTGTAGGTGATCCAGCCCGTCGACAACACGACGATCACCGTGCCCTGGTTGAACAGCAGCGCGTCGATCGGCTGATCGATCAGCCCCACGGTTTCGAGGAACTTGTTGATGATCCCGTTGCGACCCAGCAGCATTCGCCAGGCGTACACCCGGACCACGGGATTGAGCTCGTCGAGCACGACGAGGCCCAGCAGCAGCGGGATCTCGAAGCGACCGGCCTTGAACGCCATCACGTACGCCAGTGGCACGCCGATCACCAGCTGCGCGATCATCGCCGATGTCGCGATGATGATGGTGGTGATGGCCACCTTCCGGTACAGCGGGTCGGTCAGGAGGCTGGTGTACGCCTCGAGCGACCACACGCTGGTGCCGCGGCCGATCTCCATGCCGATGCTGATGAGGAACAGGATGAACATCGGCACCAGCACCAGCAGGATCAGCACAGTCATCGGCGCCGACAGGTACGCGGCCGGTAACAGGCCGCCCCGCCTCTGCGCGGGGGCGGTCTTCTCGGCCTCCAGCACCTCGAGGGATGCAGTCACCGCAGACCCCCACCCACCATGTCGGTCAGCGTCTCCTCTGAGCCGCGGCGTCTGTTGATGGCCTGCAACGCCATCCACATGCCGTAGACGACCAGCACCTGTGCCACCGAGACCGCCGTCGACACGGCGTTGACGATCGGCAGGTTGTCCGACCGGCGCAACACCGAGTACACCCACACCGGGAACGTCTGCTCGTAACCGCCGTTGAAGAAGCTGATCTCGAAGTTGTTGAACGACCATGCGAACGCGAAGATGAGCGCCGCGCCGAGCGTGGGCGCCAGCTGCGGCAGCACCACCTTGGTCATCAGCTGCAGCTGCGAGGCCCCGAGGTCGACCGCGGCCTCCTCCTGCGAGCGTTCGAACCGCACCAGCCGCGCCGACACCAGCGCCGTCACCAACGGGAACGTCACCGCGATGTGCATGGCCCCGACCGTCATCAGCGACAGCTCGATGCCCAGGGAGGCGAACAGCAGCAGGCCGCTGACACCCATCACGAGCCATGGGATCACCAGCGGCGCGGCCACCAGGGCGGACCAGAAGCCGCGGCCACGGAACCGGAAGCGGGTCAGGCCCCACGCCGTCGCGGTGCCCAGCACGACGCACAGTGGTGCGATGATCGCCGCCAGTATCAACGAATTGCGCAGCGAATCAGCCACATCCGGGTCGGAGAACGCCGCCCGATACCACTCGAACGTGAACCCCTCGAACGGTAACGCGATGATCGACGAGTCGTTGAACGAGAAGACCGCGAGCAGCAGGATCGGACCGACCAGGACGACCATCACCACCGCGACCAACGCCGTGGCGAGGACCGTGCCCCAGTTGTTGCGACCCGTCACCCGCCGGCCTCGATCTCCTGCCACGCGCTGCGCCACACCTCGGCGTTCGCCGGTTCGACCTGCGGGATGGTGCCCTTCACCTCGGCAGGATCGGCGCCCTTGCGGAACTCCTCCGAAACCTCGGGCAGCGCCGTCGGATTCGTGATCACGTAGCCGAGGTCACCGACGACGGCCTGCGTCGCGGTGCCGATGTAGTCGTTGATGAACGCGTACGCCGCGTCGGTATCGGCAGCCTCAGCGCTGATTCCGAGCCCACACACCCAGGACAACGTGCCCTCCTTGGGCGCCACCCAGGTGACGGCGCCGTCCTCGGAGTTGATCTGCTCGGCGGTGCCGCGGCCGCCGTCGGCCAGGACGATCTCGCCCGACTTGAACAGGTTGGCCTGGTCGGAGTCCGACTGCGAGATGGTGCGGAACTGGCCGTCGTGCAGCGCGGCGATGATCTTGTCCTTCATCTCGCCGACCTGGGCGTCGGTCATCGAGATCGGGTCCTTGATGCCCGACGCGAGCGCGGTGTCGGCGAGCGCGGTGAGCCAACCGCCGTCGAGCGCGACCCTGCCCTTGTTCGCCGGGTCGAACAGCGCGGCGTAGCTGTCGACACCGTCGGGGAAGGCCTTGGTGGAGTAGATGATCCCGTGCGGACCCGACGACACCGGCACCATGATGACGTTGCCATCGATGGTGACGCCGTTCGCGTCGCGGAACGTCGTCGACAGGGCGTCCCAGTTGCTCAGCTTCGAGGTGTCGATCGGCGCGAGCAGATCGTTCTCCAGCAGCGGTTTGGCCTCGTCGAGGCACACCTCGATGACGTCGGTGGAGAAGCCGGACTTCAGCTTGGCCGCCGCCTCGTCGAGGCTCTCGAACGTCGCGGTCCGTACGTCGACGTCGGGGTTGGCCGCCTTGTACGGGGCGAGGATCTCGTCGCTGACGGTGTCCTCGTAGGTGAAGGTGCGCAGTTCACCCCCGCCACCGGACGCGGTGCTCTCGCTCCCGCCACCGCACGCCGCCAGCAGCAGCGCCGCCGACGCACACGCCGTCATCCGAATGGGATATCGAATCATCTTTCCTCCAGGGTCGTGCCGTCGAGCAGAGCGTCACTATCCGATCCGAATCGTTCGTGCAGCAGGTCTCGGACAGGCCGCAGATCCGCCTCCCCAAGCTCGTGGGCGTCCGAGGCCACCAGGTCAGCGAGCCCCTCGGCGAGCAGGCGGTGCGCCTCAGCCGCCACCGCGGGTCCGTCGCAGCCGAGCAGCGAGCCCGAGTCGACCTGCAGCAGGGCACCTTTCGACTTCAGTTCGTAGGCGAAGTCGTGGTCGCCGTCGAACAGGAAGGCCCGACGCTCGGGGTGCGCCACCACGGGCCGTAGGCCGGCGGCGACGACGCGTTCCACGTAGGCGAGGATGCCGGCGTCGTGCTGCATGGGGATGTCGTCGGGGCCGTCGACAAGTACCACGTCGGTGCCCGCCAGGCGCCAGCGCGCGGGGTCGGCGACGAACTCCGGTTCGCCCGGTCGCGGTGCGAGTTCGAAGCCCATCCGCAGCTCCGGGCAGCCGGGTACGTCGGCGCCGAGTTCCTGCAGGTGGTCGAACGCCTCAGCCAGTGCCGAGGCGCGCTGCGGAGTCCACGGGTAGCGCTCGTCGAGATGGGAAGTGACGAAGAGGATTCGGGTGCCACCGGAGGCGGAGTCGTTGAGCATCCGCACGCTCTCGGCGTCAGTGCGCGGCCCGTCGTCGACCCCCGCGAGCAGGTGCGAGTGGCAGTCGACGAAGCCGGTCACGACTCGACCGAACCGATCACGTGGCTACAGCTCGCGGGCCAGGACAGCCGCACCCTCGACCCGCGGCCGATCGCCCGCACGTCGGTGTCGTTGCTCAGTTCGTGCACGACGAGCTGCTCGCTGGTGGGCAGCTCGACGGTGACGTGAGTGGTGGACCCGCAGTACACCAGCTCCGTCACGACGCCGCGCACCGCGCTGTGGTCATCGGGCACGTCGGCGTCCTCGGTCGGATGCAGGTAGATGCGCTCCGGCCGGACGGTCACCTGGAGGTCGCCCGCCGTCGAGCCCGCACGCGCGACGAGCCGGTCGCCCCTGCCGAGCACACTGACGTGGTGTTCGCCCACGCGCTGAGGATCCCTGAGCACCAGGATGTTCGACGTGCCGATGAAGCCGGCGACGAACGCCGTCGCAGGCCGTTCGTAGAGGCTGCGCGGGTCGGCGAGCTGCTCGATGCGCCCGGCGTTCATCACCGCGATGCGATCTGACAGCGTCAGCGCCTCCTCCTGGTCGTGCGTGACGTAGAGGAACGTCGTCCCGGTGCTGCGGTGCAACCGGCCGAGTTCGAGCTGCATCTCCTTCCGCAGCTGCAGGTCCAGCGCGCCGAGCGGCTCGTCGAGCAACAGCGCCTTGGGCCGGTTCACCAACGCGCGAGCCAGGGCGACGCGCTGCCGCTGGCCGCCCGACAGCTGAGCGGGTCGTCGCCCGGCGAGCTTGGTGAGCCGCATCGACGCCAGCGCCTCGCTGACCCGCTGCGAGCACTCCTGCTTGCCAAGGCCTTTCACCCTCAACCCGAACGCCACGTTGTCACCGACCGTCATGTGCGGGAACAGCGCGTAGTCCTGGAACACCAGGTTCACCGGTCGCTTCGCCGGGCGAGTAGTGGTGATGTCCTCGTCACCCAGCAGCACCCGACCCGATGTCGGCTGCTCGAAGCCGGCGACCATCCGCAGCGTCGTCGTCTTTCCGCAGCCGCTGGGTCCCAGCAGCGAGAAGAACTCGCCCGCTTCGACCTTGAAGTCGACGTACTCGACGGCGTGGTAGATGTTCTCGTAGGTCTTGGTGACGGCTTCGAACGTGATGGAGCTGCCCGTGCGGACGAGCGCACGGGTGTCTGGGAGAGTCGCGAGATCGCTCAGTTTCGGCCCCACAGTTCATTGACCACGTCGAAGACGTAGGTGTTGGGGTGGACGCCGGTGAAGCGTTCGGCCAGCGGACCCGCCGCGGTCACCGGCACCATCGTTCCGGTGTGCTCGGGAGTGGTCCAGTCCACTTTGAATTTTCGGTCAGTGCCCTTGATGGTGAACGGCCCGCTGCGTTTCGGAACGCCACCGTTCGGCAGCGGCATGTTCTCCGGCTCCTTGGCCCAGTAGGGCACCGGGTCGTCGGCGATCTGGTCGCTGTTGGGTTCGGGCTCACCGTCGTCCAGCACATTCTCGATCGTCATGCCGCCGGTCTCGTGGTCGGCGGTGACGATCAGCAGCACCTCGGGATGGTCCTTCTGGTACTCGGTGATGACCTTGACCATCTCGTTCATCGATTCGCCCGCCAGCATCATGTTCTGTGCGTCGTGCTCGTGGCCGGCGGAGTCCAGATCGTCGCTCTCGATGACGAGGAAGAAGCCCTTGTCGTTGTTCCCGAGGATGTCGAGCGCCTTGGAGACGAGCTTCTCGGGTGCCACATAGTTGGGATCGGTCGTGTAGTCGTAACCCTCGATCTCGGTGGAGCGACGCTTGGCACTGTCCTGCACGAGCGCCAGGGCCTTCGGTCCGGACAGCGCATCGAAAGTCGGCTGA from Mycolicibacterium sp. YH-1 harbors:
- a CDS encoding ABC transporter permease encodes the protein MTASLEVLEAEKTAPAQRRGGLLPAAYLSAPMTVLILLVLVPMFILFLISIGMEIGRGTSVWSLEAYTSLLTDPLYRKVAITTIIIATSAMIAQLVIGVPLAYVMAFKAGRFEIPLLLGLVVLDELNPVVRVYAWRMLLGRNGIINKFLETVGLIDQPIDALLFNQGTVIVVLSTGWITYTVIPLYAAMKAIDPTLFSAAADLGAGWWTMTRRILLPLAAPGIFVAVLLVYIPLFTDFATPTLVGGTSGYMLGQAVNDLILEQGDLARGAALSNLLLIASGVVAAIAFRMAKINRLES
- a CDS encoding ABC transporter permease, encoding MAGDRGRRVTGRNNWGTVLATALVAVVMVVLVGPILLLAVFSFNDSSIIALPFEGFTFEWYRAAFSDPDVADSLRNSLILAAIIAPLCVVLGTATAWGLTRFRFRGRGFWSALVAAPLVIPWLVMGVSGLLLFASLGIELSLMTVGAMHIAVTFPLVTALVSARLVRFERSQEEAAVDLGASQLQLMTKVVLPQLAPTLGAALIFAFAWSFNNFEISFFNGGYEQTFPVWVYSVLRRSDNLPIVNAVSTAVSVAQVLVVYGMWMALQAINRRRGSEETLTDMVGGGLR
- a CDS encoding ABC transporter ATP-binding protein → MGPKLSDLATLPDTRALVRTGSSITFEAVTKTYENIYHAVEYVDFKVEAGEFFSLLGPSGCGKTTTLRMVAGFEQPTSGRVLLGDEDITTTRPAKRPVNLVFQDYALFPHMTVGDNVAFGLRVKGLGKQECSQRVSEALASMRLTKLAGRRPAQLSGGQRQRVALARALVNRPKALLLDEPLGALDLQLRKEMQLELGRLHRSTGTTFLYVTHDQEEALTLSDRIAVMNAGRIEQLADPRSLYERPATAFVAGFIGTSNILVLRDPQRVGEHHVSVLGRGDRLVARAGSTAGDLQVTVRPERIYLHPTEDADVPDDHSAVRGVVTELVYCGSTTHVTVELPTSEQLVVHELSNDTDVRAIGRGSRVRLSWPASCSHVIGSVES
- a CDS encoding alkaline phosphatase, whose product is MPSGRRMSTLMVLLTAGATTLSACGDTSSDRGSPENPSVIILSGDGMGPQQRTAIQYYLYGLDERQPMDALPYSGFLDTIPGDPEAAVTDSAAGATAWAIGKKVPNGTTGLGPDGEQVPTLMTIAKDRGMSTGLVNDHDITNATLAAFGSPVPDRDLKVDIAEGYLNNGIDVLFGGGEKYWYPEGEPGKIADKGEDDASEGTSNLVQRAEADGYQYAWDQPTFDALSGPKALALVQDSAKRRSTEIEGYDYTTDPNYVAPEKLVSKALDILGNNDKGFFLVIESDDLDSAGHEHDAQNMMLAGESMNEMVKVITEYQKDHPEVLLIVTADHETGGMTIENVLDDGEPEPNSDQIADDPVPYWAKEPENMPLPNGGVPKRSGPFTIKGTDRKFKVDWTTPEHTGTMVPVTAAGPLAERFTGVHPNTYVFDVVNELWGRN
- a CDS encoding CpsB/CapC family capsule biosynthesis tyrosine phosphatase, with translation MTGFVDCHSHLLAGVDDGPRTDAESVRMLNDSASGGTRILFVTSHLDERYPWTPQRASALAEAFDHLQELGADVPGCPELRMGFELAPRPGEPEFVADPARWRLAGTDVVLVDGPDDIPMQHDAGILAYVERVVAAGLRPVVAHPERRAFLFDGDHDFAYELKSKGALLQVDSGSLLGCDGPAVAAEAHRLLAEGLADLVASDAHELGEADLRPVRDLLHERFGSDSDALLDGTTLEER
- a CDS encoding PotD/PotF family extracellular solute-binding protein; this encodes MIRYPIRMTACASAALLLAACGGGSESTASGGGGELRTFTYEDTVSDEILAPYKAANPDVDVRTATFESLDEAAAKLKSGFSTDVIEVCLDEAKPLLENDLLAPIDTSKLSNWDALSTTFRDANGVTIDGNVIMVPVSSGPHGIIYSTKAFPDGVDSYAALFDPANKGRVALDGGWLTALADTALASGIKDPISMTDAQVGEMKDKIIAALHDGQFRTISQSDSDQANLFKSGEIVLADGGRGTAEQINSEDGAVTWVAPKEGTLSWVCGLGISAEAADTDAAYAFINDYIGTATQAVVGDLGYVITNPTALPEVSEEFRKGADPAEVKGTIPQVEPANAEVWRSAWQEIEAGG